A single genomic interval of Trinickia acidisoli harbors:
- a CDS encoding extracellular solute-binding protein codes for MYRLAFAAALGLAFALGAQAKPAIAQFGDPKYPADFTHFDYADPDAPNTGTLKFQNYDQSQSYDSLNPFIVRGQPAPDVRNLMFDTLMQRSWDELASEYPLIADDVEVAPDGLSATFHIDPKAHFSNGDPITAADVKYSFDTLKSQQASPMVSSQFAEIKRATVLDRLTVRFDFVDNSRAAPLIAGDLPVFSPKWGVQPNGKRLPFDQISVEPPIASGPYLVEQRKNDKDIVYRRDPNYWAANLPSRRGMFHFERIVFKLYLDQYTKLEAFKAGNDDVDREYSATQWARKYVGKNFDNGMLEKETFPDGPAQMQGFMINTRKPEFQDRRVRHALALAFDYDWMNRMMFYGQYTRLNSFWDASPFGATGMPSDKELALLDPFRAQLPPEVFGPMVRQPSTKPPGSLRANLREARALLGEAGWHYRDGALRDAAGTPMRIEIMDDEPGFDRLLIPYTQALQTLGIDAHMREIDSALYQKRLDNFQFDMTTYIYPPVTIPGIELERRFGSRAASEVGSENYSGIRSKAVDALVHAAISATNLDDLEAATRALDRVLINEYYVVPQYYERNVRIAYKKTIAHPRVVPDSYQSEDWVIDYWFRRPRGATPVKTSAAAAAH; via the coding sequence ATGTATCGCCTAGCGTTCGCGGCAGCGCTCGGCTTGGCATTCGCGCTCGGCGCGCAGGCCAAGCCCGCGATCGCGCAATTCGGCGATCCTAAATATCCGGCGGATTTCACGCATTTCGATTATGCGGACCCGGACGCCCCGAATACGGGGACGCTGAAATTCCAGAATTACGATCAGTCGCAAAGCTACGATTCGCTCAATCCGTTCATCGTGCGCGGGCAGCCCGCGCCGGACGTCAGAAATCTGATGTTCGACACGCTGATGCAGCGTAGCTGGGACGAACTCGCTTCCGAATATCCGTTGATCGCCGACGACGTCGAAGTGGCGCCCGATGGATTGTCGGCCACGTTCCATATCGATCCGAAGGCACACTTTTCGAACGGCGATCCGATTACGGCCGCCGACGTCAAGTACTCGTTCGATACGCTCAAGAGCCAGCAGGCTTCGCCGATGGTCTCGTCGCAGTTCGCCGAGATCAAGCGCGCGACGGTGCTCGATCGCTTAACCGTGCGCTTCGATTTCGTCGACAACTCGCGCGCCGCGCCACTGATCGCGGGCGATCTTCCCGTGTTTTCGCCCAAATGGGGTGTGCAGCCGAACGGCAAGCGCCTGCCGTTCGATCAGATCTCCGTCGAACCGCCGATCGCGAGCGGCCCTTATCTGGTCGAGCAGCGCAAGAACGACAAGGACATCGTGTATCGCCGCGATCCGAACTATTGGGCGGCGAACCTGCCTTCGCGGCGCGGCATGTTTCATTTCGAACGGATCGTCTTCAAGCTCTACCTCGATCAATACACGAAGCTCGAAGCCTTCAAGGCCGGCAACGACGACGTCGATCGCGAATACAGCGCGACGCAATGGGCGCGCAAGTACGTCGGCAAGAATTTCGACAACGGCATGCTCGAGAAGGAGACGTTTCCCGATGGCCCGGCGCAAATGCAGGGCTTCATGATCAATACGCGCAAGCCTGAGTTCCAGGATCGTCGCGTGCGTCATGCATTGGCGCTCGCGTTCGATTACGACTGGATGAACCGCATGATGTTCTACGGTCAGTACACGCGATTGAATAGCTTCTGGGATGCAAGCCCCTTCGGCGCCACGGGTATGCCGAGCGACAAGGAACTCGCGTTGCTCGACCCGTTCCGCGCGCAGTTGCCGCCCGAGGTGTTCGGCCCCATGGTGCGGCAGCCGAGCACGAAGCCGCCGGGCTCGCTGCGCGCGAATCTGCGCGAAGCACGCGCGTTGCTCGGCGAAGCCGGCTGGCACTATCGCGACGGCGCGTTGCGCGATGCCGCCGGCACGCCGATGAGGATCGAGATCATGGACGACGAGCCCGGCTTCGATCGCCTGCTGATCCCTTATACCCAAGCGCTGCAAACGCTCGGCATCGACGCCCACATGCGGGAGATCGACAGCGCGCTCTATCAAAAGCGGCTCGACAATTTCCAATTCGACATGACGACCTACATCTATCCGCCGGTGACGATTCCGGGCATCGAGCTCGAACGCCGGTTCGGCAGCCGGGCGGCGTCCGAGGTCGGTTCGGAGAATTACTCCGGCATACGCTCGAAGGCCGTCGATGCGCTCGTGCATGCGGCGATCTCGGCCACCAATCTCGACGATCTCGAAGCGGCCACGCGCGCACTCGATCGCGTATTGATCAACGAGTACTACGTGGTGCCGCAATATTACGAGCGCAACGTCCGTATCGCTTATAAGAAGACGATCGCGCACCCACGCGTGGTCCCGGACTCGTATCAATCCGAAGACTGGGTCATCGATTATTGGTTTCGCAGGCCGCGGGGCGCAACGCCCGTCAAGACGTCGGCCGCGGCCGCGGCGCACTGA
- a CDS encoding microcin C ABC transporter permease YejB, with the protein MFAYILRRLLLMIPTLIGVVTVTFFVTQFVPGGPVEQMITQLRHGQANHGGDGGGGGGGGYHASQGVDPQQIAQIKKQFGFDKPPLTRYFLMLKSYATFDLGQSYFQHESVWQVIKSKLPVSISLGLWTIILTYAISVPLGIAKAVRNGSRFDAVTSVLVLVGYAIPGFVLGVLLLMLFGGGTFWDVFPMRGLTSDNFDDLTTIGKVLDYLWHMALPVTASVVGNFAIVTILTKNTFLEEIGRQYVLTARAKGAPERDVLWKHVLRNAAIPLLTGLPAAFVGAFLNGNLLIETLFSLDGMGQLSYDSVIRRDYPVVLGSLFLFTLIGLVTKLIADVCYVLVDPRIQFDRMDR; encoded by the coding sequence ATGTTTGCCTACATTCTCAGACGCCTGCTCTTGATGATTCCGACGTTGATCGGCGTCGTGACGGTCACGTTCTTCGTCACGCAGTTCGTGCCGGGCGGGCCCGTCGAGCAGATGATCACGCAACTGCGCCACGGCCAGGCCAATCACGGCGGCGACGGCGGCGGCGGTGGCGGGGGCGGGTATCACGCGAGCCAGGGCGTCGATCCGCAGCAGATCGCGCAGATCAAGAAGCAGTTCGGCTTCGATAAGCCGCCGCTCACGCGCTATTTCTTGATGCTCAAAAGCTACGCGACGTTCGATCTCGGTCAATCGTACTTTCAGCACGAGAGCGTTTGGCAAGTGATCAAATCGAAGCTGCCCGTATCGATCTCGCTGGGCTTGTGGACGATCATCCTGACCTACGCGATTTCAGTGCCGCTCGGCATTGCCAAGGCCGTGCGCAACGGTTCACGGTTCGACGCGGTGACGAGCGTGCTCGTGCTCGTCGGCTACGCAATTCCGGGCTTCGTACTAGGCGTGCTGTTGTTGATGCTGTTCGGCGGCGGCACGTTCTGGGACGTATTCCCGATGCGCGGCCTGACCTCCGACAACTTCGACGACCTCACTACGATCGGCAAGGTGCTCGACTATCTCTGGCACATGGCGTTGCCCGTGACGGCATCGGTGGTCGGCAACTTTGCGATCGTGACGATCCTCACGAAGAACACGTTCCTCGAGGAAATCGGCCGGCAATACGTGTTGACGGCCCGCGCCAAGGGGGCCCCCGAGCGCGACGTGCTGTGGAAGCACGTGCTGCGCAACGCGGCGATTCCGCTGCTGACAGGCCTTCCGGCCGCCTTCGTCGGCGCTTTCCTGAACGGCAACTTGCTGATCGAGACGCTGTTCTCGCTCGACGGCATGGGCCAGCTTTCGTACGACTCGGTGATACGCCGCGACTACCCCGTAGTGCTCGGCTCGCTGTTCCTGTTCACCTTGATCGGCCTCGTAACCAAACTGATTGCTGACGTCTGCTATGTCCTTGTCGACCCCCGCATCCAATTCGACCGCATGGACCGCTAA
- a CDS encoding ABC transporter permease, with protein MSLSTPASNSTAWTAKAPSAPVASISPWRRTWLRFKSQRLGYWSLVIFVTLFVISLFGEVLCNDKPLIVRYEGHYYFPIVKDYPETQFGGDFPAKANYLDPYIRSHIESNGNFAIYPPNHNYYDTIDYFAVRPFPAPPSSSNWLGTDQFGRDVLSRLLYGFRVSVLMALALTISGVFFGVLTGALQGFYGGRTDLIGQRIIEIWSSMPDLYLLIIFASIFEPTLWLLFILLSMFGWLVLSDYVRAEFLRNRSLDYVKAARTMGLSNWQIIWRHVLPNSLTPVITFLPFRMSAAILSLTSLDFLGLGVPPPTPSLGELLQEGKNNLDAWWISVSAFAALVVTLLLLTFMGDALRNALDTRNRGSAFGGAK; from the coding sequence ATGTCCTTGTCGACCCCCGCATCCAATTCGACCGCATGGACCGCTAAGGCGCCCAGTGCGCCGGTAGCGTCGATTTCGCCGTGGCGGCGCACGTGGCTGCGCTTCAAGAGCCAGCGGCTAGGCTATTGGAGCCTCGTGATCTTCGTGACGCTGTTCGTGATCAGCTTGTTCGGCGAAGTGCTGTGCAACGACAAGCCGCTCATCGTGCGCTACGAAGGCCACTACTACTTTCCGATCGTGAAGGATTACCCGGAAACGCAGTTCGGCGGCGACTTCCCGGCCAAGGCGAACTATCTCGATCCGTATATCCGTTCGCACATCGAATCGAACGGCAATTTTGCGATCTATCCGCCGAACCACAACTATTACGACACGATCGACTACTTCGCCGTGCGCCCGTTTCCGGCGCCGCCGTCCTCGAGCAACTGGCTAGGAACCGATCAGTTCGGCCGCGACGTGCTCTCGCGGCTACTCTACGGCTTTCGCGTGTCGGTGCTGATGGCGCTAGCGCTGACGATCTCCGGCGTATTCTTCGGAGTCCTAACCGGTGCGCTGCAAGGCTTTTATGGCGGCCGCACCGACCTGATCGGGCAGCGGATCATCGAGATCTGGAGCTCCATGCCCGATCTCTACTTGCTGATCATCTTCGCGTCGATCTTCGAGCCTACGCTCTGGCTGCTGTTCATCTTGCTATCGATGTTCGGTTGGCTCGTGCTGTCCGACTACGTGCGTGCCGAATTCTTGCGCAACCGCTCGCTCGATTACGTGAAAGCCGCGCGGACGATGGGTCTGTCCAATTGGCAAATCATTTGGCGTCACGTGCTGCCCAATAGCTTGACGCCCGTCATTACGTTTCTGCCGTTTCGCATGAGCGCCGCGATTTTGTCGCTGACGAGCCTCGACTTTCTCGGGCTCGGCGTGCCGCCGCCCACGCCTAGTCTTGGTGAGTTGTTGCAGGAGGGCAAGAACAATCTCGACGCGTGGTGGATCTCGGTGTCGGCCTTCGCGGCACTCGTCGTGACCCTGTTGCTGCTCACGTTCATGGGCGATGCGCTGCGCAACGCGCTCGATACGCGCAACCGCGGCTCGGCTTTCGGAGGAGCGAAGTGA
- a CDS encoding ABC transporter ATP-binding protein, which yields MPTSPLLSIEKLSISFGEKQCVRELNLAVARGERVALVGESGSGKSLTALSILRLVQHATVSGRILFGGEDLLAKTEQQMRGVRGADIAMVFQEPMTALNPLYTVGKQIAESLRLHEGLRPNAARARGIELLRRTGIPEPERRIDSFPHQLSGGQRQRAMIAMALACRPKLLLADEPTTALDVTVRQQIVDLLIELQEQEAADRGMAVLLITHDLNLVRRFAQRVAVMEKGVLVEANTTEALFRNPQHPYTRRLLDSEAHRCVDPVPAESRKVLEIEGLAVDYRMSAKGLQGLFGSAKFRALQDVDLTLRRGETVGIVGESGSGKSTLASTVLGLQRAAQGQIRIGGKPLASYRSSSAEWCALCARMQVVFQDPFGSLSPRMTIEQIVGEGLRVHKPDLGAREQAARVVELLEEVGLPADALLRYPHEFSGGQRQRIAIARALAVEPELLVLDEPTSALDVSVQQQVLALLTRLQKKYGLSYLFITHDLAVMRAMAHRVVVMKSGRIVESGDTLDVLRAPTHPYTQSLLAASMQMPAADANEAVA from the coding sequence ATGCCAACGAGTCCTTTGCTCAGTATCGAAAAGCTGTCGATCAGTTTCGGCGAGAAACAGTGCGTTCGCGAGCTGAATCTGGCCGTCGCGCGCGGCGAGCGCGTGGCGCTCGTCGGCGAGTCGGGATCCGGCAAGAGTTTGACGGCGTTGTCGATCCTGCGCCTGGTGCAGCATGCGACGGTGTCGGGCCGTATTCTGTTCGGCGGCGAGGATCTGCTCGCCAAGACGGAGCAGCAGATGCGCGGCGTTCGCGGCGCCGATATCGCGATGGTGTTTCAAGAGCCGATGACGGCGTTGAATCCGCTCTATACGGTCGGCAAGCAGATCGCCGAAAGCTTGCGTTTGCACGAGGGCTTGCGGCCGAACGCGGCGCGCGCGCGCGGCATCGAACTGCTGCGCCGCACCGGGATTCCCGAGCCGGAACGCCGTATCGACAGCTTTCCGCATCAACTTTCAGGCGGACAACGCCAGCGCGCGATGATCGCGATGGCACTCGCGTGCCGTCCGAAGCTGTTGCTCGCCGACGAACCGACGACGGCGCTCGATGTGACCGTACGTCAGCAAATCGTCGATCTCTTGATTGAGCTACAGGAGCAAGAGGCCGCCGACCGCGGCATGGCCGTGCTCTTGATCACGCACGATCTGAATCTCGTGCGGCGCTTCGCGCAACGCGTCGCCGTGATGGAAAAAGGCGTGCTCGTGGAAGCGAACACGACCGAGGCATTGTTTAGGAATCCTCAACATCCGTATACGAGGCGATTGCTCGATAGCGAGGCGCATCGATGCGTCGATCCGGTGCCGGCGGAATCGCGAAAGGTGCTCGAAATCGAAGGCCTTGCCGTCGACTACCGGATGAGCGCGAAGGGGCTGCAGGGATTGTTCGGCAGTGCGAAATTTCGGGCGTTGCAGGACGTTGACTTGACCCTGCGGCGCGGCGAGACGGTCGGCATCGTCGGCGAATCGGGCTCGGGCAAGTCCACGCTGGCCTCCACGGTGCTGGGGCTGCAGCGCGCGGCGCAGGGGCAGATTCGGATCGGCGGCAAGCCGCTTGCGAGTTATCGTTCGTCGAGCGCCGAATGGTGTGCGCTGTGCGCCCGCATGCAGGTGGTTTTTCAAGACCCATTCGGCTCGCTTTCGCCGCGTATGACGATCGAGCAGATCGTCGGCGAAGGGTTGCGCGTGCACAAGCCCGATCTCGGCGCGCGCGAGCAGGCCGCACGCGTGGTCGAATTGCTGGAAGAAGTGGGCCTGCCGGCCGATGCGCTGCTTCGGTATCCGCACGAGTTCTCGGGCGGTCAGCGTCAACGCATCGCGATCGCGCGTGCACTGGCCGTCGAACCCGAATTGCTCGTGCTCGACGAGCCGACGAGCGCGCTCGACGTTTCCGTGCAGCAGCAGGTCCTCGCGCTGCTCACGCGGCTGCAGAAGAAATACGGGCTAAGCTACTTGTTCATTACGCATGATCTCGCGGTCATGCGCGCGATGGCGCATCGCGTCGTCGTGATGAAATCGGGCCGTATCGTCGAATCGGGCGATACGCTCGACGTGCTGCGCGCGCCGACCCACCCCTATACACAATCGCTGCTGGCGGCATCGATGCAGATGCCGGCGGCAGACGCAAACGAGGCCGTTGCATGA
- a CDS encoding TldD/PmbA family protein encodes MIDGHWTQVISTLTSDADFWSLRIVDESSDEHAVRNDVAQPFATVRERGAMLTAWHGAGAGYAATADLSAAGLQAALDLAGARAHASAAVTLVDHRSAPRPTASGSYVSPNADSALPTRGEWIERLAFECAAAAIDARVVERTAAMRITHSDQLYVTSDGVRIEQRFRYLLPQMAVVAHGNGDTQVRTLGGFQALLAQGGLEILARYRFDGSGARLADEALQLLAAPNCPSGVRDLLLMPDQMMLQIHESIGHPLELDRILGDERNFAGSSFVTPDMFGSYRYGSALLNVTFDPSPREEAASYGFDDEGAEARKQHLIRNGVLERPLGGTLSQQRAQLPGVANSRASNWNRAPIDRMANLNIEPGDSTFEDMIAGIERGILMRTNTSWSIDDRRNKFQFGCEFGQLIENGELTRVVKRPNYRGLSASFWRSLKAVGNDATREVYGTPLCGKGEPAQIIHVGHASPACVFADVDVFGGA; translated from the coding sequence ATGATCGATGGACATTGGACGCAAGTAATCTCGACCTTGACGAGCGATGCCGACTTCTGGTCGCTGCGCATCGTCGATGAAAGCAGTGACGAGCACGCGGTGCGCAACGACGTCGCGCAGCCGTTCGCGACGGTTCGCGAACGCGGCGCGATGCTGACGGCATGGCACGGCGCCGGTGCGGGCTACGCTGCAACGGCCGATCTGTCGGCGGCGGGCCTACAGGCGGCCCTCGACCTTGCAGGGGCACGCGCGCACGCATCGGCGGCCGTCACGCTGGTCGATCATCGGAGCGCGCCGCGGCCCACCGCGAGCGGTAGCTATGTTTCGCCGAATGCGGACTCGGCGCTGCCCACGCGCGGTGAATGGATCGAGCGGCTCGCATTCGAATGTGCCGCGGCCGCGATCGATGCGCGCGTCGTCGAGCGCACGGCGGCCATGCGGATTACGCACAGCGATCAGCTTTACGTGACGAGCGATGGGGTACGAATCGAGCAGCGGTTTCGCTACCTGCTGCCGCAAATGGCCGTCGTGGCTCACGGTAACGGCGACACGCAGGTGCGCACGCTCGGCGGTTTTCAGGCATTGCTTGCGCAGGGTGGCTTGGAGATTCTGGCTCGATATCGATTCGACGGCTCCGGTGCGCGCTTGGCCGATGAAGCGTTGCAATTGCTGGCTGCGCCCAATTGCCCGTCGGGCGTGCGCGATTTGCTGCTGATGCCCGATCAGATGATGTTGCAGATACACGAATCGATCGGACATCCGTTGGAACTCGATCGCATCTTGGGCGACGAACGCAACTTCGCGGGCTCGAGCTTCGTGACGCCCGACATGTTCGGCAGCTATCGCTACGGTTCGGCGTTGCTGAACGTGACGTTCGATCCGTCGCCGCGCGAGGAGGCGGCTTCCTACGGCTTCGACGACGAGGGCGCGGAAGCGCGCAAGCAACATTTGATTCGCAACGGTGTTCTCGAGCGCCCGCTCGGCGGTACGTTGTCGCAGCAGCGAGCGCAACTTCCCGGCGTAGCGAATTCACGCGCGTCGAACTGGAACCGCGCACCGATCGATCGGATGGCGAATTTGAACATCGAACCGGGCGACAGCACATTCGAGGACATGATCGCGGGGATCGAGCGCGGCATCCTCATGCGAACGAATACGTCTTGGTCGATCGACGATCGGCGCAACAAATTTCAATTCGGCTGTGAGTTCGGCCAATTGATCGAGAACGGCGAACTGACGCGGGTCGTCAAACGGCCGAACTATCGTGGCCTCTCCGCCAGCTTTTGGCGCAGCTTAAAAGCCGTCGGCAACGACGCCACGCGCGAGGTCTACGGCACCCCGCTGTGCGGCAAGGGTGAGCCCGCGCAAATCATCCACGTAGGCCATGCATCGCCGGCGTGCGTGTTTGCCGACGTCGACGTATTCGGGGGTGCGTGA
- a CDS encoding TldD/PmbA family protein, whose product MATFDWKRHFGMLADAIEQLREGGEVTLVSFAAENSEFIRFNQGKVRQIGAVSQGRLTLRLIDGARQAYSTMTVGGQAQEDVNEVAQAFATLRTGLRDAPEDPHLLFGQSKWSQSTQRAGRFPEPQALVHTVAECAKGLDFVGFYAGGTIARGFASSIGSRGWYEVDNFNFSWSLYDRSGRAIKSEYAGDAWDDAVFAHKVEEAAARLPILSRTPRVLTPGQYRTYLAPAAMGALIELVASEGFSARQQATSRSPLYKLHTGAAAFDPRVAMTEDLSLGMTPGFNRDGYLRESVPLVTNGRGAERLTDARSAREYGLTTNGALAHESTSTLAMEGGDLRAGDVLAALDTGLYVGNLWYVNFSDRMHCRMTGMTRFATFWVESGRIVAPVEAMRFDDSLYELLGDRLERLDVEPELLLNDSTWGERATGGMKLPGVLAKSFELTL is encoded by the coding sequence ATGGCGACATTCGATTGGAAACGCCATTTCGGCATGCTCGCCGATGCGATCGAGCAATTGCGCGAAGGCGGCGAGGTAACGCTGGTTTCGTTTGCGGCGGAAAACTCCGAGTTCATTCGCTTCAATCAAGGCAAAGTACGGCAAATCGGCGCCGTTTCGCAGGGGCGGCTCACGTTGCGCTTGATCGATGGCGCGCGCCAGGCGTACTCGACGATGACGGTGGGCGGACAGGCGCAGGAAGACGTGAATGAGGTTGCGCAAGCGTTCGCCACGCTACGCACGGGGTTGCGCGATGCTCCCGAAGATCCTCACCTGTTGTTCGGCCAGTCGAAATGGTCTCAATCGACGCAACGCGCCGGACGTTTTCCGGAGCCGCAAGCGCTCGTGCACACCGTGGCCGAATGCGCCAAGGGGCTCGATTTCGTCGGATTCTATGCGGGCGGGACCATTGCGCGCGGTTTCGCTTCGTCGATCGGTAGTCGCGGCTGGTACGAAGTGGACAACTTCAATTTCAGTTGGTCGCTCTACGATCGCAGCGGTCGCGCGATCAAGAGCGAGTACGCGGGCGATGCTTGGGATGACGCCGTTTTCGCGCATAAGGTCGAAGAGGCCGCGGCACGATTGCCCATTCTGAGCCGCACACCGCGCGTACTGACACCGGGGCAGTACCGAACCTATCTGGCGCCGGCGGCGATGGGCGCGCTGATCGAGCTCGTGGCTTCCGAAGGATTTTCGGCACGCCAACAAGCGACTTCGCGCAGCCCGCTCTACAAGCTCCACACGGGCGCGGCCGCATTCGACCCGCGCGTCGCGATGACCGAGGACCTGAGCCTCGGCATGACGCCCGGCTTCAATCGCGACGGTTATCTGCGCGAAAGCGTGCCGCTCGTGACGAACGGGCGCGGCGCCGAGCGCTTGACCGATGCGCGCAGCGCGCGCGAGTACGGTTTGACGACGAACGGCGCACTCGCTCATGAGTCGACCTCGACGCTCGCAATGGAGGGCGGCGATCTGCGCGCCGGCGACGTGCTCGCCGCGCTCGATACGGGCTTGTACGTCGGCAATCTTTGGTACGTCAACTTTTCGGACCGCATGCACTGCCGCATGACGGGCATGACGCGCTTTGCGACGTTCTGGGTTGAAAGCGGCCGCATCGTGGCACCCGTCGAGGCGATGCGTTTCGACGACAGTCTGTATGAGCTGCTAGGCGATCGGCTCGAGCGGCTCGACGTCGAGCCTGAACTGTTGCTCAACGATTCCACATGGGGCGAACGTGCCACCGGCGGAATGAAATTGCCGGGGGTGCTCGCGAAGTCGTTCGAACTTACCCTCTGA